One Stenotrophomonas oahuensis genomic region harbors:
- a CDS encoding sensor histidine kinase translates to MPVPPHHDPAAPAPTGLGRRTDTLLRGLLLLVALYHVVFAGWLAYRTGPGLDRMVPAMAVLQVLLCALCLVEHHAGRSVRAATTFVLAQLPLLMLAYGYWGLAALMRLQLGQIVPMLLVAAVLGHRTLSWAAAALCGLQLLGAWVDASGAMFRGDRLQLVGTDLGVGLFGVLLTAWLLHHSVTGLRESLQMAQQRSQELARKRDELQVEIQERERARDQLVHAMKMENVGRLASGIAHDFNHLLGLIQMYVAKAGRSQGEPQQAALNGADAAVRRASAVSRRLMDFSRLEAARPQLLDAAATVNGLTPLLEQMFPRGVDVQVDTGGVQRLIHFDPAQLESILLSLAVNAQQAMPEGGRFTLALQPAEGDQLLLRVEDTGVGMSEEVRARCLEPFFTTKPIGQGTGLGLAVTVRLINAAGGSVQVHSQAGQGTQVHLRLPSRSIGPAAA, encoded by the coding sequence ATGCCTGTACCGCCGCATCACGATCCCGCTGCGCCTGCTCCCACGGGGCTCGGCCGCCGCACCGACACCCTGCTGCGTGGGCTGTTGCTGCTGGTGGCGCTGTACCACGTGGTGTTCGCTGGCTGGCTGGCATACCGCACCGGGCCAGGGTTGGACCGGATGGTGCCGGCCATGGCGGTGCTGCAGGTGCTGCTGTGTGCGCTCTGCCTGGTGGAACACCATGCCGGGCGCAGCGTGCGCGCGGCTACCACCTTCGTGCTGGCGCAACTGCCGCTGCTGATGCTGGCCTATGGCTACTGGGGTCTGGCGGCGCTGATGCGGCTGCAGCTGGGACAGATCGTGCCGATGCTGCTGGTCGCCGCCGTGCTGGGCCACCGCACCCTGAGCTGGGCGGCGGCAGCGCTGTGTGGCCTGCAGCTGCTGGGAGCCTGGGTGGATGCGTCCGGGGCGATGTTCCGCGGTGACCGCCTGCAGCTGGTGGGCACCGACCTCGGCGTGGGCCTGTTCGGCGTGCTGCTCACCGCCTGGCTGCTGCATCACAGCGTGACCGGGCTGCGTGAAAGTCTGCAGATGGCACAGCAGCGCAGCCAGGAGCTGGCGCGCAAGCGCGACGAGCTGCAGGTGGAGATCCAGGAGCGCGAGCGCGCCCGCGACCAGCTGGTGCACGCGATGAAGATGGAGAACGTGGGCCGCCTCGCCAGTGGCATCGCGCACGACTTCAACCATCTGCTGGGGCTGATCCAGATGTATGTGGCCAAGGCCGGGCGCAGCCAGGGCGAACCGCAGCAAGCCGCGTTGAACGGAGCGGATGCGGCGGTGCGCCGGGCCAGCGCGGTCAGCCGCCGGCTGATGGACTTCAGCCGCCTGGAGGCCGCGCGGCCGCAACTGCTGGATGCGGCCGCCACCGTCAACGGCCTCACTCCGCTGCTGGAGCAGATGTTTCCGCGCGGCGTGGACGTGCAGGTGGACACCGGCGGCGTGCAGCGCCTGATCCATTTCGACCCGGCGCAGCTGGAATCGATTCTGCTCAGCCTCGCCGTCAACGCCCAGCAGGCCATGCCCGAAGGTGGCCGCTTCACCTTGGCGCTGCAACCGGCCGAAGGGGACCAGTTGCTGCTGCGGGTGGAAGACACCGGCGTGGGCATGAGCGAAGAGGTGCGAGCGCGTTGCCTGGAGCCGTTCTTCACCACCAAGCCGATCGGGCAGGGCACCGGCCTGGGGCTGGCGGTAACCGTGCGCCTGATCAACGCTGCCGGCGGCTCGGTGCAGGTGCACAGCCAGGCGGGGCAGGGCACCCAGGTGCACCTGCGGTTGCCGTCGCGATCGATCGGGCCGGCAGCGGCGTAA